From one Hyphomicrobiales bacterium genomic stretch:
- a CDS encoding 5-formyltetrahydrofolate cyclo-ligase has translation MESGAPTGYASPPCFIHEIDPAYAGLAGDGAWLDVARWRKAERERLIAARLALSPTEREAGSGEIARALDDLLPSSGDVVVSLYWPFRGEPDLRTWMARAVARGLRVALPVVVAKATPLVFREWTPGCAMTRGVWGIPIPAETAPTLLPTVVIAPLVGCDPACYRLGYGGGFFDRTLAQLARLGRPALAIGVGFHVAEIPTIYPQLHDIPMDWIVVAGQPVRRRPA, from the coding sequence GTGGAGAGCGGTGCGCCGACTGGCTACGCCTCGCCCCCCTGTTTCATACATGAGATCGATCCGGCATACGCCGGCTTGGCGGGCGACGGTGCATGGCTGGACGTCGCGCGCTGGCGCAAGGCCGAGCGCGAGCGTCTGATCGCCGCCCGTCTCGCCCTTTCGCCCACCGAGCGCGAAGCGGGATCGGGCGAAATCGCCCGCGCCCTGGACGATCTGCTTCCATCGAGCGGCGACGTCGTCGTCAGCCTCTATTGGCCGTTCCGCGGTGAGCCGGACCTGCGCACTTGGATGGCGCGGGCCGTTGCGCGCGGTCTGCGCGTCGCGCTGCCGGTGGTCGTGGCCAAGGCGACCCCGCTGGTGTTCCGCGAATGGACCCCGGGTTGCGCGATGACGAGAGGTGTTTGGGGCATCCCGATCCCGGCGGAGACCGCGCCAACGCTGCTGCCGACCGTGGTCATCGCTCCGCTCGTCGGCTGCGATCCGGCTTGCTACCGGCTCGGCTATGGGGGTGGGTTCTTCGATCGCACACTCGCGCAACTGGCTCGCCTCGGCCGGCCGGCGCTGGCGATCGGAGTCGGCTTCCACGTCGCGGAGATCCCGACGATCTACCCGCAACTCCATGATATTCCAATGGATTGGATCGTCGTCGCGGGTCAGCCGGTGCGCCGACGCCCGGCCTGA